A stretch of DNA from Planococcus antarcticus DSM 14505:
AATCATGATTTGAACATCAACACCACCAAGTGCTGCTGTCCTCAAAGCATCCATAATAGACTTATCTGGAATAAAATATGGAGTCTGCAGGTAAACAGAATCGCGGGCATGGTGAATCATTTTCAAGTAGCCATTCTTAATGTCTTCATGAATCTCCAATGGGCCACTCGCGACAATCTGCATGGCAATGCCTGTTGTATTGGCCATCTTTGGAAAAAAGTTTTCGGCATACTTTAGCGGATATGTTTCGGTTGCTTGATTCCAGTCGATGAAGAAACGGTTTTGCAGAGAATGCACCGTCTCTCCTTCAAGCCGGAGATGTGTGTCACGCCAATAGCCGAATTCCTTTTTCTTTCCCAAGTATTCGTCACCGACATTAAAGCCCCCAATATAGCCAACCAAACCATCCACAACAACCAGTTTTCGGTGGTTTCGGTGATTTAGCCGTGGATTTATACTAGACAGCACAGCTGGAAGAAATGCCGCAGTCTTTCCACCGGCTGACTCCAACTCATCAAAAAACCTTTTCGGTAGATTTCTAGATCCCAAATCGTCATACAAAAACAATACTTTTACACCTTGCCGTGCTTTTTCTGCCAGCAGTGATATCAAATGACGCCCAAGATCATCATTATTTAGGATAAAATACTGTAGATGGATATGGTCTTTTGCGTGGCGTATATCTTCAAACAAAGCATCAAATTTTCTTTTACCATCGTTGAAAATCTTTATGTCAGTGGCTGTCGACAATGGGGCATCGGTCCTTGCCACATTCATTTGGATGAGATCTAGCCATTCTTCCGCATCCTTAAAAGACGGCTGGAATCTGCCATCTTTCATTTGGTTCAACTGCCGATCCATCATGTCCCGGAAATCCTCATTCTCGTAGGCAACC
This window harbors:
- the cls gene encoding cardiolipin synthase; translation: MSFEWLSALSNFFIILNVVLAIFILFFERKTASSAWAWILILFFVPILGFILYVLFGKSLRQERLNRPVAYENEDFRDMMDRQLNQMKDGRFQPSFKDAEEWLDLIQMNVARTDAPLSTATDIKIFNDGKRKFDALFEDIRHAKDHIHLQYFILNNDDLGRHLISLLAEKARQGVKVLFLYDDLGSRNLPKRFFDELESAGGKTAAFLPAVLSSINPRLNHRNHRKLVVVDGLVGYIGGFNVGDEYLGKKKEFGYWRDTHLRLEGETVHSLQNRFFIDWNQATETYPLKYAENFFPKMANTTGIAMQIVASGPLEIHEDIKNGYLKMIHHARDSVYLQTPYFIPDKSIMDALRTAALGGVDVQIMIPHQADHIFVHSATLSYVRELLQDGVKVYSYTNGFLHAKTLVIDQKAYSVGSANMDIRSFALNFELNAFVYDSQSALEMEQLFLRDKKLSVELTEKTFDEQSWTEKVKQDIAKLVSPIL